The region TCCCGGCCTTGAAGCACAAGTGCTACCGGGGATCGCTTTCGGCAACTGTGCCGTTGGTGTTGATGCAACAGGTCAACCGCTGGAACGGGGCCTTTACTCACATGTGCGACGGCTATATCTGCCTGTCTGAATTTGCCAAGGAGATTTTTGCCCGTTCTGGGTTGCCAGTCGACCGCATCCACATCAAGCCGAACTTCGCCGCCGACCACGGAGCCAGCGCCAAGCCGCGCGAGAACAAGATGGTCTTTGTCGGCCGGATCGTCGAGGAAAAGGGCCCCCATGTCCTAGTCGATGCTTGGCTCAAAGCTCAACCAAAAGGTTGGACTTGCCATATTTTGGGGGAGGGCGAAATGAAAGACGCCTTGATGGCCAAATCACAGGACTGCCCCAGCCTCGTTTGGCATGGTTGGGTCCAAAAGGATGAGGTCGAAGAATTCATCCAGACTTCAAAATATGTGGTGATGACCAGCACCTGTTACGAAGGCTTCCCCCTGGCCCTCGCAGAGGCTTTGAGCTTCGGGACGCCGTCGATCGTCCCGAACCATGGCGCAATGCCGGAAATCATGCAATGTCCGGATGTCGGCCTTGCGGCTAATCCTTCGGATCCCGAAGATTTTGCCCGAGTAATCACAGAAGCGGCGTCTCTGCCCGATACCAATTGGCAGACCAGATCCCAAGCTGCCCGCCACCGCTTTGAGGGGAATTACACTCCTGAGATCAATTTCCACCAATTGATGGAGATTTACCAAAAGGTTGACGAAAGCCCGCACCGCCGGAGGTCACGGTGAGCTATCCGCGCAAAGCCCTGGTGACGGGCGGCGCCGGGTTCATCGGTTCGCACCTGGTGCTCGCCTTGCTGGAATCGGGGGTTGAGGTTTCCGTCATCGATGATCTCAGCAATGGGCTGGAATCCAATGTCGCCCTCTATGATGGCCAAGTCGGATTCCACCGCGCCTCCATCCTCGATCAAGGCGCCTTGGCAACCGCCGCCGCAGGCTGCGACACAATCTTCCACTTGGCCGCCGTCAGCAACGTAGCCCAAACCTTAGACCAACCGCTCCATGCCCATGCGGTCAACGCCACCGGGACGATGGCTGTTCTCGAAGCGGCCCGCGCCAACCGGG is a window of Armatimonadota bacterium DNA encoding:
- a CDS encoding glycosyltransferase family 4 protein → MKGAMSGMPIKRVLQVHNRYVWSPGGEISVLESEAELLRAHGVEVEQFFVDNPDEISGLGNKLKAAKNIVWSNDGLQMVRKAIQQSKPDIVHVHNFFIHLSPSVYKACNLEGVPVVQTLHNFRTCCAQAAFMRDGRACQDCVGRFPFPALKHKCYRGSLSATVPLVLMQQVNRWNGAFTHMCDGYICLSEFAKEIFARSGLPVDRIHIKPNFAADHGASAKPRENKMVFVGRIVEEKGPHVLVDAWLKAQPKGWTCHILGEGEMKDALMAKSQDCPSLVWHGWVQKDEVEEFIQTSKYVVMTSTCYEGFPLALAEALSFGTPSIVPNHGAMPEIMQCPDVGLAANPSDPEDFARVITEAASLPDTNWQTRSQAARHRFEGNYTPEINFHQLMEIYQKVDESPHRRRSR